One window from the genome of Labeo rohita strain BAU-BD-2019 chromosome 10, IGBB_LRoh.1.0, whole genome shotgun sequence encodes:
- the nfkbil1 gene encoding NF-kappa-B inhibitor-like protein 1 isoform X2 → MVKRKQRRVLRYVEEGSLMKLKSFLRKHKDLELNFTQGKKHRSPLHVVCSHGDDAILRLLLKHGADPLQTDRNGDTPLHLAAKRALKHGKRAYDDLVVPLRKNCPEAMDISNKAGVTPHDLLQWMKPEQGDIKNECPKIDPEQQWREKLFGECQDEFFETFGQYDDFLWDDKDEEDFGDWADRIRREYYTKQRAKEQREASSSGQKRSKRRKETEEDERSRRELRARLEREHEEYLQRAARKEEETRQGRKVRYEERCAATFHSSSSKGSEGLLGYDDIPWPAPRGSLEEMVAVMLHGADRSDLTVFRKVLRRQQALWHPDKFVQRCGGRLLESDRQRILDTVTGLSQELNRLAQNLR, encoded by the exons ATGGTGAAAAGAAAGCAGAGGAGAGTTCTGCGTTATGTGGAGGAGGGGAGTCTAATGAAGTTAAAGTCGTTCCTTCGTAAACACAAGGATCTGGAGCTGAATTTCACCCAGGGAAAGAAGCACAGAAGCCCCCTACACGTTGTCTGTTCGCACGGGGATGATGCAATTCTCAGACTGTTGCTGAAACATGGAGCAGATCCTCTTCAAACCGATCGAAATGGGGACACACCGCTACATCTGGCCGCTAAAAGAGCCCTCAAACATGGCAAAAGAG CTTATGATGACCTGGTGGTGCCATTACGAAAAAACTGTCCAGAAGCGATGGATATTTCCAATAAAGCAGGAGTTACACCTCATGACCTGCTCCAGTGGATGAAGCCTGAGCAG GGGGACATCAAAAATGAATGtccaaaaattgatccagaacAACAGTGGAGAGAGAAGCTGTTTGGCGAATGCCAGGATGAGTTTTTTGAGACATTCGGACAGTATGATG ACTTTTTATGGGATGATAAAGACGAGGAAGACTTCGGAGACTGGGCGGATCGGATCAGACGAGAGTATTATACAAAGCAACGGGCCAAAGAACAGAGAGAAGCGTCTTCTTCGGGTCAGAAGAGGTCGAAGCGGCGGAAGGAGACGGAGGAAGATGAGAGGAGCCGTCGAGAGCTGAGAGCCAGGCTGGAGCGGGAGCATGAGGAGTACCTGCAGCGTGCAGCTCGTAAGGAGGAGGAGACGCGGCAGGGCAGGAAGGTGCGCTATGAGGAGCGCTGTGCCGCCACGTTTCACAGCTCCTCGAGCAAGGGGTCTGAAGGACTGCTGGGATACGACGACATCCCTTGGCCCGCTCCTCGCGGTTCGCTGGAGGAAATGGTAGCCGTTATGTTGCACGGTGCTGATCGATCTGATTTGACTGTATTTCGGAAGGTGCTCCGTCGCCAGCAGGCCCTCTGGCACCCGGACAAGTTTGTCCAGCGCTGTGGAGGTCGTCTGCTGGAGTCTGATAGGCAGAGGATCCTCGACACTGTCACTGGTCTCTCACAGGAGCTCAACAGACTCGCACAAAACCTCAGATGA
- the nfkbil1 gene encoding NF-kappa-B inhibitor-like protein 1 isoform X1 yields MVKRKQRRVLRYVEEGSLMKLKSFLRKHKDLELNFTQGKKHRSPLHVVCSHGDDAILRLLLKHGADPLQTDRNGDTPLHLAAKRALKHGKRAYDDLVVPLRKNCPEAMDISNKAGVTPHDLLQWMKPEQGDIKNECPKIDPEQQWREKLFGECQDEFFETFGQYDEDFLWDDKDEEDFGDWADRIRREYYTKQRAKEQREASSSGQKRSKRRKETEEDERSRRELRARLEREHEEYLQRAARKEEETRQGRKVRYEERCAATFHSSSSKGSEGLLGYDDIPWPAPRGSLEEMVAVMLHGADRSDLTVFRKVLRRQQALWHPDKFVQRCGGRLLESDRQRILDTVTGLSQELNRLAQNLR; encoded by the exons ATGGTGAAAAGAAAGCAGAGGAGAGTTCTGCGTTATGTGGAGGAGGGGAGTCTAATGAAGTTAAAGTCGTTCCTTCGTAAACACAAGGATCTGGAGCTGAATTTCACCCAGGGAAAGAAGCACAGAAGCCCCCTACACGTTGTCTGTTCGCACGGGGATGATGCAATTCTCAGACTGTTGCTGAAACATGGAGCAGATCCTCTTCAAACCGATCGAAATGGGGACACACCGCTACATCTGGCCGCTAAAAGAGCCCTCAAACATGGCAAAAGAG CTTATGATGACCTGGTGGTGCCATTACGAAAAAACTGTCCAGAAGCGATGGATATTTCCAATAAAGCAGGAGTTACACCTCATGACCTGCTCCAGTGGATGAAGCCTGAGCAG GGGGACATCAAAAATGAATGtccaaaaattgatccagaacAACAGTGGAGAGAGAAGCTGTTTGGCGAATGCCAGGATGAGTTTTTTGAGACATTCGGACAGTATGATG AAGACTTTTTATGGGATGATAAAGACGAGGAAGACTTCGGAGACTGGGCGGATCGGATCAGACGAGAGTATTATACAAAGCAACGGGCCAAAGAACAGAGAGAAGCGTCTTCTTCGGGTCAGAAGAGGTCGAAGCGGCGGAAGGAGACGGAGGAAGATGAGAGGAGCCGTCGAGAGCTGAGAGCCAGGCTGGAGCGGGAGCATGAGGAGTACCTGCAGCGTGCAGCTCGTAAGGAGGAGGAGACGCGGCAGGGCAGGAAGGTGCGCTATGAGGAGCGCTGTGCCGCCACGTTTCACAGCTCCTCGAGCAAGGGGTCTGAAGGACTGCTGGGATACGACGACATCCCTTGGCCCGCTCCTCGCGGTTCGCTGGAGGAAATGGTAGCCGTTATGTTGCACGGTGCTGATCGATCTGATTTGACTGTATTTCGGAAGGTGCTCCGTCGCCAGCAGGCCCTCTGGCACCCGGACAAGTTTGTCCAGCGCTGTGGAGGTCGTCTGCTGGAGTCTGATAGGCAGAGGATCCTCGACACTGTCACTGGTCTCTCACAGGAGCTCAACAGACTCGCACAAAACCTCAGATGA
- the LOC127171600 gene encoding fish-egg lectin — MKIYQSVLLLFSCQFLHTLALDCTVMFGNLKQIDAGLGSVVGVNNLNEPFVLINNVFIKINMSLKHFSVGPAGWLGVNSANYIFKFQSGSFIQFPGLLKQVDAGGDQIIAGVNMNDDIFCLNMDANDKWPSSTIPWVHIPGKLKYYSCGPYSCWGVNSYDQIWILRDVSNNACSGSGNFLNIGGLLSMIEVATDGSVFGVNYQGNLYQR, encoded by the exons ATGAAGATTTATCAGAGCGTCCTGCTGCTCTTCAGCTGCCAGTTCCTTCACACTCTGg CTTTAGACTGTACCGTGATGTTTGGTAACCTGAAGCAGATAGATGCTGGGTTGGGTTCAGTGGTTGGAGTAAACAATCTTAATGAACCGTTTGTCCTGATTAATAATGTCTTCATAAAAATCAATATGTCTCTGAAGCACTTCAGTGTTGGTCCTGCTGGTTGGCTGGGGGTGAATTCAGCAAACTACATCTTCAAGTTTCAGAGTGGTTCCTTCATTCAGTTTCCAG GGCTTCTCAAACAGGTGGATGCTGGAGGTGATCAGATCATTGCAGGTGTCAATATGAATGATGACatattctgtttaaatatgGATGCGAACGACAAATGGCCATCCAGCACTATTCCTTGGGTTCACATTCCTGGAAAGCTTAAGTACTACAGCTGTGGTCCGTACAGCTGTTGGGGAGTGAACAGCTATGACCAAATCTGGATCCTGAGG GATGTGTCAAATAATGCCTGTTCTGGGTCTGGCAACTTTTTGAATATTGGGGGACTTCTGTCCATGATTGAAGTAGCAACTGATGGGAGTGTCTTTGGTGTCAACTATCAAGGGAACTTATACCAAAGGTGA
- the LOC127171599 gene encoding fish-egg lectin — translation MEVYQSALLLFSCYFLHTLALDCTVMSGNLKQIDAGSGSVVGVNNQNEVFVLIDNVFRKITGSLKHFSVGPAGQLGVNSANNIYKYQSGSFNQLPGLLKQVDAGGDQIIAGVNINDDIFCLNMDANNKWPSSTTPWVPVNGKLKYYSCGPYSCWGVSSNDQIWIQRDVSNNVCSGSGNFQNIPGLLAMIEVATDGSVFGVNSQGMLYQRIGITYSNPAGTDWIPIVACPYGHKHVSFDLGVLWVVCVDGSIRKCTL, via the exons ATGGAGGTTTATCAGAGTGCCCTGCTACTCTTCAGCTGCTATTTCCTTCACACTCTGg CTTTAGACTGTACCGTGATGAGCGGTAACCTGAAGCAGATAGATGCTGGATCAGGCTCAGTGGTTGGAGTGAACAATCAAAATGAAGTGTTTGTCCTGATTGATAATGTCTTCAGAAAGATCACTGGGTCTCTAAAGCACTTTAGTGTTGGTCCTGCTGGTCAGCTGGGAGTGAATTCAGCAAACAACATCTACAAGTATCAGAGTGGTTCCTTCAATCAGCTTCCAG GGCTTCTCAAACAGGTGGATGCTGGAGGTGATCAGATCATTGCAGGTGTTAATATAAATGATGACatattctgtttaaatatgGATGCTAACAACAAATGGCCATCCAGCACTACTCCTTGGGTTCCAGTTAATGGAAAGCTGAAGTACTACAGCTGTGGTCCATACAGCTGTTGGGGAGTGAGCAGCAATGACCAAATCTGGATCCAGAGG GATGTGTCTAATAATGTCTGTTCTGGGTCTGGCAACTTTCAAAATATTCCTGGACTACTGGCTATGATTGAAGTAGCAACTGATGGCAGCGTCTTTGGTGTAAATTCTCAAGGGATGTTATACCAAAG AATTGGCATCACTTACTCCAATCCCGCTGGCACAGACTGGATCCCAATAGTTGCCTGTCCCTACGGCCACAAGCATGTAAGCTTTGACCTGGGAGTGCTGTGGGTCGTGTGTGTTGACGGCTCCATCCGTAAATGTACTTTATAG